A single genomic interval of Pyrobaculum arsenaticum DSM 13514 harbors:
- a CDS encoding TrmB family transcriptional regulator, whose amino-acid sequence MWAVIALIAATAAVLYFALRAFRPYRRSVREDAALEAAVLAELAKGPADLTALASRIGAEESLVAAALAKLMREGLVEPVEEDGGAVRYVWSGRRGRETPT is encoded by the coding sequence ATGTGGGCAGTGATAGCGCTGATTGCGGCCACCGCGGCCGTCCTCTACTTCGCGTTAAGGGCTTTTAGGCCGTATAGGAGGTCTGTGAGGGAGGATGCGGCGCTTGAAGCCGCGGTCTTGGCGGAGCTGGCTAAGGGGCCGGCGGATTTGACAGCCCTGGCGTCTAGAATAGGGGCTGAGGAATCCCTAGTGGCGGCGGCCTTGGCAAAGCTGATGAGGGAGGGCTTGGTGGAGCCCGTCGAGGAGGATGGGGGCGCCGTGAGGTACGTATGGAGTGGGCGAAGAGGGCGAGAGACGCCTACTTAG
- a CDS encoding SufB/SufD family protein: MDLKFAKALGAELASKLPWQEIADSPTVRYYTEWSKFEGYKPLEVPAPLPGEAGPCKIVLVDGALAAVGRCSGVEVGAAADVFHNVQINSKILALHASALRAAVRITITGQVEPLVVVMSASAKGAHTASHVVIEAEPSAAGSVVVYAETAEGAMHTAVVEGRLGGYLEYVLVSRGGGPQYVHSALAVEKSVAARPLAFGGVMNSVREEYVIGEGASAEVVGLELGVGDSRIDHVVSVINDAPRGRGFARLYAVAADRSFVTQRAVGRITKRGAGSNSAVEGVVYIAGDGAVANTQPVILVETGDVEGARHSAADAALDEDREFFLRARGVRKDDLPKLLMLSLVDQYLSSLSEAARGVVEPLLKPLFS; the protein is encoded by the coding sequence ATGGATCTGAAATTTGCAAAGGCTCTGGGGGCTGAGCTAGCGTCGAAGCTCCCGTGGCAGGAGATTGCCGATTCCCCCACGGTAAGGTACTACACGGAGTGGTCGAAGTTCGAGGGGTATAAGCCCCTGGAGGTCCCGGCGCCGTTGCCGGGGGAGGCCGGGCCTTGCAAAATCGTGTTGGTAGACGGAGCGTTGGCGGCTGTGGGAAGGTGTAGCGGCGTTGAGGTGGGGGCCGCCGCGGATGTGTTCCACAACGTCCAGATAAACAGCAAGATACTGGCCCTCCACGCCTCGGCGCTTCGGGCGGCGGTCCGCATTACGATTACGGGGCAAGTGGAGCCGCTGGTGGTCGTCATGTCGGCCTCGGCGAAGGGGGCCCACACGGCTAGCCACGTGGTTATTGAGGCGGAGCCAAGCGCCGCTGGGTCGGTGGTGGTCTACGCGGAGACGGCTGAGGGCGCCATGCACACGGCGGTGGTGGAGGGTCGGCTGGGCGGCTATTTGGAGTACGTGCTTGTTTCTAGGGGCGGCGGACCTCAATACGTGCACTCGGCTCTGGCCGTGGAGAAGTCAGTTGCCGCCAGGCCCTTGGCCTTCGGCGGTGTAATGAACTCAGTAAGGGAGGAGTACGTCATAGGGGAGGGGGCCTCCGCCGAGGTTGTAGGCCTAGAGCTGGGGGTGGGGGATAGCAGGATCGACCACGTGGTGTCTGTAATAAACGACGCGCCGAGGGGGAGGGGCTTCGCGAGGCTGTATGCGGTGGCCGCGGACAGATCCTTCGTGACGCAGAGGGCGGTGGGCCGCATCACCAAGCGGGGCGCCGGTAGCAACAGCGCGGTGGAAGGCGTCGTCTACATCGCCGGCGACGGGGCTGTGGCCAACACCCAGCCGGTGATCCTCGTCGAGACGGGGGACGTTGAGGGCGCGAGGCACTCCGCCGCCGACGCTGCCTTAGACGAGGATAGGGAGTTCTTCCTGCGCGCCCGGGGCGTGAGGAAGGATGACCTGCCCAAGCTCCTAATGCTGAGCCTGGTTGACCAGTACCTCTCCTCCCTGTCCGAAGCGGCGAGGGGCGTCGTGGAGCCGCTTCTAAAGCCCCTCTTTAGCTAA
- a CDS encoding glycosyltransferase 87 family protein: MIYLLAGWMARLMGRSFWLIAFSLASDIIFARTAQFAMPDVFVALFSTAGVVSYLLGRRWLSGVLWGAAFASKFTALFPFLGFFLYLALRDRRSLVPVVVAAGLAFVAAHAVDIANGLFLFHMQYYWWLVTFHSSKNPFGGGSCCLPARRGTSTIPSSCTTGRLW; encoded by the coding sequence GTGATTTACCTGCTGGCTGGGTGGATGGCGCGTCTCATGGGGAGGAGTTTTTGGCTGATCGCGTTTAGCCTGGCCTCTGATATTATCTTTGCCCGCACGGCCCAATTCGCAATGCCCGACGTCTTCGTCGCCTTGTTCTCCACGGCGGGGGTTGTGTCGTATCTTCTGGGGAGGAGGTGGCTGTCGGGTGTGTTGTGGGGGGCCGCTTTTGCGTCTAAGTTCACGGCATTGTTCCCATTTCTGGGCTTTTTCCTCTACCTGGCCTTGAGGGACAGGAGGTCTCTAGTGCCAGTAGTGGTGGCCGCCGGCTTGGCGTTCGTCGCGGCGCATGCCGTGGATATTGCCAATGGGCTTTTCCTATTCCATATGCAGTACTACTGGTGGTTGGTGACTTTTCACAGCAGTAAAAACCCCTTCGGGGGTGGCTCGTGTTGTTTACCGGCGCGCCGTGGTACGTCTACTATACCAAGTTCCTGTACAACGGGACGGCTGTGGTGA
- a CDS encoding DEAD/DEAH box helicase, which yields MDVSELPLDGRLISVLKERGVRELFPPQVEAVKAGIFDGANVLLCTATASGKSLLAEVASVKAALEGRMALYAVPLKALAQEKLLHFSHYRSLAKVGISTGDFESDDRRLYEYDVVVVTYEKLDSLLRHRPSWLSSVGVVVVDEIHYLGDPKRGPVLESIIAKIRHLGLRAQFIGLSATVGNAAEVAEWLGARLVKSSWRPVPLREGVYYGGRIYFPDGAHKAVGASGEAEVALALDAVAGGGQALVFTNSRSSTARIAKAVAKAVAAYPAQLINPGEARALAEEVLRVSSSKIIGRELAELVARGVAFHNAGLELEVRRLVEEGFRRGVVKVVVSTTTLAAGVNLPARRVVVAEYERYDPVVGREEIPVLEYRQMAGRAGRPGLDPYGEAVIVARSRGDVEYLMERYVMGQVENVRSHILSAPNLRSHALGAVGGGYAKSVDDLVDFFSNTLGFHQAKTPLKSSLLRSKVAEALDELVEWGFLERDGDVVYATELGRQVARLYLDPEVAARYLSMLRSMRRGSIYAYLYVVLTAPDFPRVRRGRLAADVAREVLAALPDVEEDEEFEDVARTAAMLMAWIEEEDEDKIYERFEVAPGDLRVYVDLFEWLGNAAAKLAGMVGLEEHRRSLEVLTARVVHGVREELIPLVTALRGVGRVRARVLYNFGFRTLRDIARASVREIASLPGFGEKLAESIIEQARQLVEGNA from the coding sequence GTGGATGTCTCTGAGCTTCCTCTTGACGGGAGGCTTATCTCTGTCCTCAAGGAGAGGGGCGTGAGGGAGCTGTTCCCGCCGCAGGTGGAGGCGGTTAAGGCCGGGATCTTCGACGGGGCTAACGTCCTCTTGTGCACAGCGACTGCTTCTGGGAAGTCCCTCCTAGCCGAGGTGGCCTCAGTAAAGGCGGCCCTGGAGGGGAGGATGGCCTTGTACGCGGTGCCGCTTAAGGCTTTGGCCCAGGAGAAGTTGCTCCACTTCTCCCACTACAGGAGCCTAGCAAAGGTCGGCATATCTACGGGGGATTTTGAGTCCGACGACAGGAGGCTCTACGAGTACGACGTGGTGGTGGTGACTTACGAAAAGCTGGACAGTCTCCTCCGCCACCGGCCGAGCTGGCTGAGCTCCGTCGGCGTGGTGGTTGTCGACGAGATACACTACCTGGGCGACCCCAAGAGGGGGCCCGTCCTGGAGTCTATAATTGCCAAGATAAGGCACCTGGGCCTAAGGGCTCAGTTCATCGGCCTAAGCGCCACGGTGGGGAACGCGGCGGAAGTTGCGGAGTGGCTTGGCGCTCGGCTGGTAAAGTCGAGCTGGCGGCCTGTGCCGCTTAGGGAGGGGGTCTACTACGGCGGCAGGATATACTTCCCCGACGGGGCCCACAAGGCTGTCGGCGCCTCCGGCGAAGCCGAAGTGGCCCTTGCCCTGGACGCGGTGGCCGGCGGGGGGCAGGCGCTGGTCTTCACGAACAGCAGGTCGTCAACTGCGCGTATTGCAAAGGCGGTGGCTAAGGCCGTGGCGGCCTACCCGGCGCAGCTCATAAATCCTGGCGAGGCGCGGGCCTTGGCTGAGGAGGTGCTTAGGGTCTCTTCCAGCAAGATCATCGGTAGGGAGCTGGCTGAGCTGGTGGCACGCGGCGTGGCCTTCCACAACGCGGGTCTCGAGCTGGAGGTGAGGAGGCTCGTGGAGGAGGGGTTTAGGAGGGGGGTTGTAAAGGTCGTGGTGTCGACGACGACTCTGGCGGCTGGGGTCAACCTGCCGGCTAGGCGCGTCGTGGTGGCGGAATACGAGAGGTACGACCCAGTGGTGGGGAGGGAGGAGATACCTGTGTTGGAGTATAGGCAGATGGCGGGGCGTGCGGGGCGGCCGGGGCTGGATCCCTATGGCGAGGCCGTTATTGTCGCCAGGAGCAGGGGGGATGTGGAGTACCTCATGGAGAGGTATGTCATGGGGCAGGTGGAGAATGTGAGGTCGCACATCCTCTCTGCCCCCAATCTCAGATCCCACGCGCTCGGTGCCGTGGGCGGCGGCTACGCCAAGTCGGTAGACGACCTCGTGGACTTCTTCTCAAACACCTTGGGCTTTCACCAGGCCAAGACGCCTCTTAAGTCCTCCCTCCTCCGGTCTAAGGTGGCTGAGGCCCTGGACGAGTTGGTGGAGTGGGGATTCCTGGAGCGGGATGGCGACGTGGTGTACGCCACTGAGCTCGGCAGGCAAGTGGCGAGGCTGTACCTGGATCCCGAAGTCGCCGCCCGCTACCTCTCCATGCTGAGGTCTATGCGGAGGGGGTCTATCTACGCGTACCTCTACGTCGTATTGACCGCTCCTGATTTCCCCAGGGTTAGGCGGGGGAGGTTGGCGGCGGATGTAGCCCGCGAGGTTTTGGCGGCTCTGCCCGACGTCGAGGAGGACGAGGAGTTTGAAGACGTGGCGAGAACAGCGGCGATGTTGATGGCGTGGATAGAGGAGGAGGATGAGGACAAGATATACGAGCGCTTCGAGGTGGCGCCTGGCGACTTGAGAGTGTACGTGGACCTCTTCGAGTGGCTTGGAAACGCCGCGGCTAAGCTGGCCGGCATGGTGGGGCTTGAGGAGCACAGAAGAAGTCTAGAGGTCCTCACCGCGAGGGTGGTGCACGGCGTGAGGGAGGAGCTCATCCCGCTGGTCACTGCTCT
- a CDS encoding PaREP1 family protein, which translates to MVSTQTLEIIRKAAGGGDVDENVLKLIAEKADPPIRVEAYLRLHEKYLREAEELYSKGDLLQAGEKYWGAVAALINAIAEKRGWEHYSHRDYNIVVRRLYEEMGDPELIIGFGMAERLHANFYHNYMGPKDFQVHREAVLALVEKLKKMLAQAELDLRLPRQI; encoded by the coding sequence GTGGTCTCCACGCAGACCCTAGAGATAATCCGCAAAGCCGCCGGCGGCGGGGACGTCGACGAGAACGTGCTTAAGCTAATAGCGGAGAAGGCAGACCCGCCGATACGCGTAGAGGCATACCTGAGGCTACACGAGAAGTACTTGAGGGAGGCAGAGGAGCTGTACTCCAAGGGAGACCTCTTGCAAGCCGGGGAGAAGTACTGGGGCGCCGTTGCGGCGCTGATAAACGCCATAGCCGAGAAGAGGGGCTGGGAGCACTACAGCCACAGAGACTACAACATCGTAGTCAGAAGGCTGTATGAGGAGATGGGAGACCCCGAGCTAATAATAGGCTTCGGAATGGCGGAAAGGCTACACGCCAACTTCTACCACAACTACATGGGCCCCAAAGACTTCCAAGTACATAGAGAGGCCGTCCTAGCGCTGGTGGAAAAGCTGAAGAAGATGCTTGCTCAGGCAGAGTTAGACCTAAGGCTACCCAGGCAGATCTAA
- a CDS encoding elongator complex protein 3 — translation MERPLRFVRMASGVHVVALMTQPLPCPGRCAFCPTSADAPKSYMPDSPVVLRAKRNRYDPYLQTAGRVKVYLENGHTPSKIEAVVMGGTFSALPRSYREWFVANVYKALNDYPHWAPAADPAPDLEAEQLRNETASLRLVALAVETRPDYVDGAEADFLLRLGVTRMELGVQSIYDDVLQRVKRGHGVAEVARATALLKDSAYKVCYHLMPGLPGSDPDRDLEMVKEVFSDPRFVPDCVKIYPTYVVPGTELYDEWRRGAYRSYDEETWLELLAKIYASVPRWARVMRLGRDIPLHHVVDGPRWGNMRQMVLRHMERLGLKCLEIRCREVGIKLANNVPIQPGPIEVKKTEYEASGGVEIFLEAVGPDDTLYAILRLRIPGKPHRPELRKAALVRELHVYGPAVPVGEQGIWWQHTGLGRGLMTRAEEIAREYGVLKIAVISGVGAREYYRKLGYSRCGPYMCKPIGALLGYADDYLAASESI, via the coding sequence ATGGAGAGGCCCCTCCGCTTTGTCAGAATGGCGAGCGGAGTCCACGTCGTTGCCCTCATGACACAGCCCTTACCCTGCCCCGGCCGGTGCGCCTTCTGCCCGACCTCGGCCGACGCCCCCAAGTCCTACATGCCGGACAGCCCCGTGGTGCTCCGCGCCAAAAGGAATAGGTACGATCCGTACTTACAGACGGCGGGCCGGGTAAAGGTGTATCTCGAAAACGGCCACACGCCCTCTAAGATAGAGGCTGTTGTGATGGGCGGCACCTTCAGCGCGTTGCCGCGGAGCTACCGGGAGTGGTTCGTCGCCAACGTGTACAAGGCGCTTAACGACTACCCCCACTGGGCCCCAGCCGCCGACCCTGCCCCCGATCTTGAGGCCGAACAGCTGAGGAACGAGACAGCGTCCCTCCGGCTGGTGGCTCTCGCCGTGGAGACCAGGCCGGACTACGTGGACGGGGCCGAGGCGGACTTCCTCCTTAGGCTCGGCGTCACCAGGATGGAGCTCGGCGTTCAGTCCATATACGACGACGTTTTGCAGAGGGTTAAGAGGGGCCACGGCGTGGCCGAAGTGGCCAGAGCCACCGCGCTTCTGAAAGACTCGGCGTATAAGGTGTGCTACCACCTCATGCCTGGGCTCCCGGGGAGCGACCCAGACCGCGACTTGGAGATGGTGAAGGAGGTGTTTTCAGACCCCCGCTTCGTGCCGGACTGCGTCAAGATATACCCCACCTACGTGGTGCCGGGGACTGAGCTCTACGATGAGTGGCGCCGCGGTGCTTATAGGAGCTACGACGAGGAGACTTGGCTGGAGCTGTTGGCGAAGATATACGCGTCAGTCCCCCGCTGGGCCAGGGTGATGAGGCTTGGCAGGGACATCCCCCTCCACCACGTCGTGGACGGCCCCAGGTGGGGCAACATGCGGCAGATGGTGCTGAGGCACATGGAGAGGCTGGGCCTAAAGTGCCTGGAGATTAGGTGCAGAGAGGTGGGCATAAAGCTGGCAAACAACGTGCCGATCCAGCCGGGCCCCATCGAGGTTAAGAAGACGGAGTACGAGGCCTCAGGGGGCGTGGAGATATTTCTAGAAGCCGTCGGCCCAGACGACACCCTATACGCAATTCTGCGGCTGAGGATCCCCGGCAAGCCGCATAGGCCTGAGCTACGCAAGGCGGCGCTTGTGAGGGAGCTCCACGTCTACGGCCCCGCCGTACCCGTGGGGGAGCAGGGCATTTGGTGGCAACACACAGGCCTCGGCAGAGGCTTGATGACCCGCGCCGAGGAGATCGCCAGGGAGTACGGCGTGTTGAAAATCGCGGTTATCTCCGGGGTCGGGGCGAGGGAGTACTACCGCAAGCTGGGCTACAGCAGATGCGGCCCCTACATGTGCAAGCCCATAGGCGCGCTGCTCGGCTACGCAGACGACTACCTCGCCGCAAGCGAAAGTATTTAA
- a CDS encoding pyridoxal phosphate-dependent aminotransferase gives MLPPPAGVLKLDQNEVPIPPPSHVVEAAAQALAAANWYQPAALYDEVRQLYAEYAGVDPQRVWLFPGADDFFEPLLRSAKTVAAPSPTYFLFEDQAQFHGAALIKTPLRGEDFRLDLAEFLNAAKKADAVYIDNPNNPTGQLLVKPSEVEEVLAIGKPTVVDEAYFEFSGVTAAALVEAWPNLAVVRTLSKAFLLAGFRVTPVIAGRGWRIHYNTVRFRVSLPSLAAARAALYKRDYVEEVVRQIREGARYLAEELPKLGVRVWPTHANFVLVRGPPGFAQTLRKYGVWVRDEEQRLGPGYARITVGTREINAQLVRTIKTAFATRQSQPSSSSASSS, from the coding sequence ATGCTCCCTCCTCCAGCCGGTGTCCTGAAGCTGGATCAAAACGAGGTGCCTATTCCCCCTCCCAGCCACGTTGTGGAGGCGGCGGCTCAGGCCTTGGCCGCGGCCAACTGGTACCAGCCCGCCGCCCTCTACGACGAGGTTAGGCAACTCTACGCCGAATACGCCGGCGTAGATCCCCAACGGGTGTGGCTCTTCCCCGGCGCCGACGACTTTTTCGAGCCGCTTCTGAGAAGCGCAAAGACGGTGGCCGCGCCAAGCCCCACGTACTTCCTCTTCGAGGACCAGGCCCAGTTCCACGGCGCCGCGCTGATCAAGACGCCGCTGAGGGGCGAGGACTTCCGCCTAGACCTCGCCGAGTTTCTAAACGCCGCCAAGAAGGCAGACGCCGTCTATATAGACAACCCCAACAACCCCACCGGCCAGTTGTTGGTAAAGCCAAGCGAGGTAGAGGAGGTCCTCGCCATCGGAAAGCCAACGGTGGTGGACGAGGCGTACTTCGAGTTCTCCGGCGTCACCGCCGCCGCACTTGTGGAGGCGTGGCCCAACCTCGCCGTTGTGAGGACTCTGTCGAAGGCCTTCCTCCTGGCCGGCTTCAGGGTAACGCCAGTAATAGCCGGGCGGGGGTGGAGGATCCACTACAACACAGTGAGGTTCAGGGTTTCCCTCCCCTCCCTCGCCGCGGCTAGGGCGGCGCTTTACAAGAGGGACTACGTCGAGGAGGTGGTAAGGCAGATAAGGGAAGGCGCCCGGTACTTGGCAGAGGAGTTGCCAAAACTAGGAGTGAGGGTCTGGCCTACCCACGCAAACTTCGTACTAGTCCGGGGCCCGCCGGGCTTCGCCCAAACGCTGAGAAAATACGGCGTGTGGGTCAGAGACGAGGAGCAAAGGCTTGGACCTGGCTACGCCAGAATTACAGTGGGGACAAGAGAGATAAATGCCCAGCTCGTGAGGACGATAAAAACGGCGTTTGCTACTCGGCAATCTCAGCCATCATCATCCTCAGCCTCCTCCTCCTGA
- a CDS encoding DUF6036 family nucleotidyltransferase encodes MSSCSPAPSLLVELNREMEGRRLGRVVIVGGFAVELYSGGAYRSGDIDFVLDTYKPEEARRVFDELAEKRGWRRVSRTYEGPGALFLDLVGHEYVGRVKVLEICGGEVYVQSPEDAIVSSLNACVYGDSPGDCERAAAVLSAQWGHIDWGYLAALAEKNGVLAKLEELRHVVKVTLCGQ; translated from the coding sequence ATGAGCTCTTGTAGCCCAGCCCCCTCTCTGCTGGTTGAGCTGAACAGAGAGATGGAGGGCCGCCGGCTTGGGAGAGTAGTCATCGTGGGCGGCTTCGCGGTTGAGCTCTACAGCGGAGGCGCCTACAGGTCTGGGGACATAGACTTCGTGTTAGATACGTATAAGCCGGAGGAGGCCCGGAGGGTTTTTGATGAGCTGGCCGAAAAGAGGGGGTGGAGGAGGGTTTCGAGGACATATGAGGGCCCCGGCGCGCTTTTCCTCGACCTCGTGGGCCACGAGTACGTGGGCCGCGTCAAGGTGCTGGAGATATGTGGCGGAGAGGTATACGTCCAATCCCCAGAGGACGCCATAGTCTCAAGCCTAAACGCCTGTGTGTACGGGGACTCTCCGGGGGACTGCGAAAGAGCAGCCGCCGTGTTGTCCGCACAATGGGGGCATATAGACTGGGGCTACTTAGCCGCGCTGGCGGAGAAGAACGGCGTATTGGCTAAGCTCGAGGAGCTCAGGCATGTGGTGAAGGTGACGTTATGTGGGCAGTGA
- a CDS encoding class I SAM-dependent methyltransferase has protein sequence MEWAKRARDAYLAIGEEYEWTRRRPLPVADFADFGWRALDVGSGRGAQPKYLEHEHRFVVHCDLDRRLTPGGDSVECEATMLPFRDGAFDVAYLVAVMHHMPRGAAATALREAKRVARYVAATVWAPRKWRGREVAQGAWEVPWGAKAVRTYYQYTLQDLAELAPAPPLALGAMRRGRQLNYFIVL, from the coding sequence ATGGAGTGGGCGAAGAGGGCGAGAGACGCCTACTTAGCCATCGGGGAGGAGTACGAGTGGACTAGGAGGAGGCCCCTACCCGTGGCCGACTTTGCGGACTTCGGCTGGAGGGCTCTCGACGTGGGATCTGGCCGGGGGGCCCAGCCCAAGTACCTAGAGCATGAGCACCGCTTCGTGGTGCACTGCGATTTAGACCGCAGGCTGACTCCGGGAGGAGACTCGGTGGAGTGCGAGGCCACCATGCTCCCCTTCAGGGACGGCGCCTTCGACGTGGCGTACCTAGTGGCCGTAATGCACCACATGCCCAGGGGGGCCGCCGCGACTGCGCTGAGGGAGGCCAAGAGGGTTGCCCGCTACGTGGCGGCCACCGTCTGGGCGCCCCGAAAATGGCGAGGGAGAGAGGTGGCGCAGGGCGCTTGGGAGGTGCCGTGGGGCGCCAAGGCGGTGAGGACCTACTACCAGTATACTCTCCAGGATTTAGCCGAGCTGGCGCCGGCGCCGCCTCTGGCGTTGGGGGCTATGCGGAGGGGGCGCCAGCTCAACTATTTCATAGTATTGTAG
- the mcm gene encoding minichromosome maintenance protein MCM produces the protein MSLEAELDLLRDKIRELITTNEKISDEIINIIIQRKRSLEVDFHDILMFDKSLADLVVERPKQVLAEADKVVREVVEEKDPETARMLKRFYLRVRGSPLAVPLRKLRSEYIGRLIKIEGIVTRLTPPKHFLHKALYRCTQCGYEIELMQELERHVEPPAKCPRCGASKSFTLVTELSQYIDWQKAIVQERPEDLPPGQMPRNVEVVLLDDLVDTVKPGDIVSLTGVVDLTLSELKKGRPPIVTSYIQGVHVETMNKELVEEITKEDEQKILEISRRPDVRELIVRSIAPSIYGYEEIKEAVACLLFGGNEIVYPDGVRVRGEINILLIGDPGTAKSQLLKFVAKIAPRAVYTTGKGSSAAGLTAAVVRDKLTGEFYLEAGALVLADKGIAVIDEIDKMDAKDRVALHEAMEQNTVSISKAGIVATLNARAAVLAAANPAFGRYLPNRTVAENIDLPVSLLSRFDLIFVIRDEPREDFDSAVAGHILELHSGKTPEAFRDVLRPDFLRKYIMYARRYVRPVLSEEAKERIKAFYLEMRRRYQGPGTAIAITARQLEALIRLTTAEAKMRLSPIATAEDAERAIRLYLAFLKSVGIDIESGAIDIDAIITGVPASRREAYIKVVELLKKLEETERGPVKIDTLKAEAEKIGIPPAEVQRIVDLLIRNGEAYTPRPGYIKRVT, from the coding sequence GTGTCTCTTGAGGCGGAGCTCGATCTTCTGAGAGACAAAATCAGAGAGCTCATAACCACTAACGAGAAGATCTCAGACGAGATCATAAACATCATCATACAGCGCAAGAGGTCGCTGGAGGTGGACTTCCACGACATATTGATGTTCGACAAGTCCCTAGCCGACCTCGTAGTGGAGAGGCCCAAGCAAGTGCTCGCCGAGGCGGACAAGGTGGTGAGAGAGGTGGTGGAGGAAAAAGACCCAGAAACCGCAAGGATGCTGAAGAGGTTCTACCTCCGCGTCAGGGGGTCCCCCCTGGCGGTGCCCCTCCGCAAGCTGAGATCCGAGTACATCGGCCGCCTCATCAAGATAGAGGGGATAGTCACCAGGCTCACCCCGCCGAAGCACTTCCTACACAAGGCGCTCTACCGCTGCACCCAGTGCGGCTACGAGATCGAGCTCATGCAAGAGCTGGAGCGCCACGTCGAGCCCCCGGCGAAGTGCCCCCGCTGCGGCGCGTCGAAGAGCTTCACCCTCGTCACGGAGCTCTCCCAGTACATCGACTGGCAGAAGGCCATCGTGCAGGAGAGGCCAGAGGACCTCCCGCCCGGCCAAATGCCGAGAAACGTCGAGGTGGTGTTGCTAGACGACCTCGTGGACACGGTGAAGCCGGGCGACATAGTCTCCCTAACCGGCGTGGTCGACTTAACGCTCAGCGAGTTGAAGAAGGGCAGGCCCCCCATAGTCACGTCATACATCCAGGGAGTCCACGTGGAGACCATGAACAAGGAGCTCGTAGAGGAGATAACAAAGGAGGACGAGCAGAAGATTCTCGAGATCTCGAGGAGGCCAGACGTGAGGGAGCTAATCGTGAGGTCCATCGCGCCATCTATATACGGCTACGAGGAGATCAAGGAGGCCGTGGCCTGCCTACTCTTCGGCGGCAACGAGATCGTATACCCAGACGGGGTGAGGGTCAGGGGGGAGATAAACATACTGCTGATAGGCGACCCCGGCACCGCCAAGTCGCAGTTGCTTAAATTCGTGGCGAAGATAGCCCCCCGCGCCGTCTACACCACGGGCAAGGGGTCGTCGGCCGCCGGCCTCACCGCGGCGGTGGTGAGGGACAAGCTCACTGGGGAGTTCTACCTAGAAGCCGGCGCCCTGGTCCTCGCCGATAAGGGCATCGCCGTCATAGACGAGATCGACAAGATGGACGCCAAGGACAGAGTAGCCCTCCACGAGGCCATGGAACAGAACACCGTGTCGATAAGCAAGGCCGGCATCGTCGCCACGCTAAACGCCAGGGCCGCCGTCCTCGCCGCGGCAAACCCCGCCTTCGGGAGGTACCTCCCCAACAGGACCGTCGCCGAGAACATCGACCTCCCCGTATCCCTCCTCAGCCGCTTCGACCTAATATTCGTCATACGGGACGAGCCCCGGGAGGACTTCGACTCCGCCGTGGCGGGCCACATACTGGAGCTACACTCAGGCAAAACCCCCGAGGCCTTCCGCGACGTGTTGAGGCCGGACTTCCTCCGCAAGTACATAATGTACGCCAGGAGGTACGTCCGGCCGGTGCTGAGCGAGGAGGCCAAGGAGAGGATAAAGGCCTTCTACCTGGAGATGAGGAGGAGGTACCAAGGCCCCGGCACAGCCATCGCCATAACCGCCAGGCAACTGGAGGCGCTGATACGCCTAACCACCGCAGAGGCCAAGATGAGGCTCTCCCCAATAGCCACAGCTGAAGACGCCGAGAGGGCCATAAGGCTCTACCTAGCCTTCCTCAAATCCGTAGGCATAGACATAGAGTCAGGCGCCATAGACATAGACGCAATCATAACAGGCGTCCCAGCCTCCCGCCGCGAGGCCTACATCAAAGTAGTGGAGCTGTTGAAAAAGCTGGAAGAGACCGAGAGAGGACCCGTCAAGATCGACACGCTGAAAGCCGAGGCCGAGAAGATAGGCATACCCCCCGCCGAGGTCCAGCGTATAGTTGACCTGCTGATACGCAACGGCGAGGCCTACACCCCACGCCCCGGATACATAAAGCGCGTCACATAA